A genomic stretch from Porphyromonadaceae bacterium W3.11 includes:
- a CDS encoding TonB-dependent receptor yields the protein MLFAQSITGIIKDSTDGAAINQVRITAYGQSDSICVYSDAKGRFVLQPLDDMRLVRFVFSHMSYEPMELNYSNESPIEVYLNPKTTLLDEVVIKQEFLSRKDGNTIVNISRIPNISNLQFDQILARIPGLIKTGEGNYSLNGRSAVIYINGVKQFISASSLATFLSSLPADAVSSVELIPINSGEYSASTEAVINVKINPNIPLGYSFQPSLYSSFIQDGVKNIGANLFYMTKIGRLLFHNSFSYSNEKVYSDYRDSLFLVNQVPLIYKSSRRGRLNVLTYNASLRYTLSNSHSLGFNAFIYYDTGKPTSQWDTPSNKSLIQRKERSDLYNFSLSYQIPSTNLTFNGNIGYAFSYGGVYEETDYISSDGEQYNHSDVRMSGFLNTIYADLHSTFGDWKLNYGLQADYNGVRDKSLYQDGRRSVFGGFEVLPALYAHIQYPISKYLALKGGLRMETTYYQYDLDGEAPTKSYTSFFPSFLMNGDFSNYAFQIGLVSNIIRPKYQLMIPGLRQVSDYMYYSGNPRLKPSNGYGLVLNNTFFGYAQLNFKLAWVTNYPGSTYTKENDYFIRSTKNISDHRYFTTNLVLPFSFFEDKLMGHFQANGTYAKSYNFRNNYMLPMGRPSSYWSHNYNINVNYSPTNRFTIALYGSYNPPFFGTMQDRSWNTSWNLELNYSFLKERNLTLFLGAYNIFEQDSMSKSYFLENTIYSKFFSIGSVPKSVYGRMRL from the coding sequence ATGCTGTTTGCTCAATCTATAACGGGCATCATTAAAGACTCTACAGACGGCGCTGCAATAAATCAAGTGCGGATTACTGCTTATGGACAGTCTGACTCGATTTGTGTATATTCTGATGCAAAAGGTCGTTTTGTACTACAACCTTTGGATGACATGCGACTGGTGCGATTTGTCTTTTCGCACATGTCCTATGAGCCTATGGAGCTTAACTACTCCAATGAGTCCCCAATAGAGGTTTACCTTAATCCTAAAACAACTCTATTGGACGAGGTGGTCATCAAGCAAGAGTTTCTCTCAAGAAAAGATGGAAATACTATCGTGAATATCTCTCGGATTCCCAATATTTCCAATCTGCAATTTGATCAGATACTCGCGAGAATCCCAGGCTTAATAAAAACTGGTGAAGGCAATTATTCACTCAATGGTAGGAGTGCCGTCATATATATTAATGGTGTCAAACAATTTATTTCCGCTAGCTCTTTGGCTACATTCCTTTCTAGTCTTCCAGCTGATGCTGTCTCTAGTGTCGAGCTTATTCCTATCAACTCAGGTGAATACTCCGCAAGCACTGAGGCTGTAATCAATGTCAAAATAAATCCAAATATCCCTCTAGGCTACTCTTTTCAACCGTCACTTTATTCGTCTTTTATTCAAGACGGGGTGAAGAATATCGGAGCCAATTTGTTCTACATGACTAAAATTGGACGGTTGCTCTTTCATAATTCATTTTCATATTCAAATGAAAAAGTTTATTCGGACTATCGTGATAGCCTATTTCTCGTAAATCAAGTACCTCTTATCTACAAAAGTAGTCGTAGAGGTCGGCTTAATGTACTAACTTACAATGCCTCTCTACGGTATACGCTCTCTAATAGCCACAGTCTGGGCTTCAATGCGTTTATATACTATGACACTGGTAAGCCAACATCGCAGTGGGACACGCCATCCAATAAGTCTCTCATCCAAAGGAAGGAGCGTAGTGACCTGTATAATTTTTCTCTCTCCTACCAAATACCTTCTACCAATCTTACTTTTAATGGAAATATCGGATACGCTTTTTCGTATGGAGGGGTTTATGAAGAAACGGATTACATTTCTTCAGATGGTGAGCAGTATAATCATTCAGACGTACGTATGAGCGGTTTCCTTAATACTATTTACGCCGATCTACACTCTACTTTTGGGGATTGGAAGCTTAACTATGGACTCCAAGCAGACTATAATGGTGTGAGGGATAAGTCTTTATATCAAGATGGGAGACGATCCGTCTTTGGTGGTTTTGAGGTCCTTCCCGCTCTTTATGCACATATCCAATATCCAATTAGTAAATACTTAGCACTTAAGGGTGGTCTTCGGATGGAAACTACATACTATCAATATGACCTCGATGGGGAGGCTCCAACCAAGAGCTACACATCCTTTTTCCCATCATTTCTAATGAATGGAGACTTCTCTAATTATGCTTTTCAGATAGGACTAGTTTCGAATATCATTCGACCAAAATACCAATTGATGATTCCTGGATTACGACAGGTCAGCGATTATATGTACTACTCAGGTAATCCTAGACTTAAACCCAGCAACGGCTATGGACTTGTACTTAATAATACATTTTTTGGATATGCACAGCTTAATTTTAAGTTGGCTTGGGTAACTAATTACCCTGGTAGTACATACACAAAAGAAAATGATTATTTCATTAGATCAACTAAGAATATTTCTGATCATCGATATTTCACTACAAATCTAGTTCTACCGTTCTCTTTTTTTGAAGACAAACTAATGGGGCATTTTCAAGCGAATGGTACTTATGCTAAGTCGTACAACTTTAGAAACAACTATATGCTCCCTATGGGCAGACCCTCATCCTATTGGTCACATAACTACAACATTAATGTAAATTATTCTCCAACTAATCGATTTACTATTGCTCTTTATGGCTCTTATAATCCGCCATTTTTCGGTACAATGCAAGATCGTTCGTGGAATACAAGTTGGAATTTAGAGTTAAACTATTCCTTTCTTAAGGAACGCAATCTAACGCTTTTTTTAGGAGCGTATAAT